The Euphorbia lathyris chromosome 3, ddEupLath1.1, whole genome shotgun sequence genome contains a region encoding:
- the LOC136221831 gene encoding 3-ketoacyl-CoA synthase 12-like, with the protein MDLILSMYAFFIFYLLFLIWRWIDGKRDKECYILDYECYKPSDDRKLDTEFCGEVIKRNKVLGLNEYKFLLKAIVSSGLGEQTYAPKMVFEGREENPTFEDAITEMDDFFADSIEKLLKRSGISPQEIDVLIVNISMLSAVPSLCSRIVNRYKMREDIKSFNLTGMGCSASLISINIAQNIFKTRKNVYALVVTSESLSPNWYAGNDRSMILANCLFRSGGCTMLLTNKRALKHKAMFKLKCLVRTHHGGRDDSYNCCIQREDESGRLGFHLGKNLPKAATRAFVDNLREISPKILPIRELVRFLAVTFIRKWSQTKVGGGRPVINFRTGVDHFCIHTGGKAVIDGIGMNLELSEYELEPARMTLHRFGNTSASSLWYVLGYMVAKRRLKKGDRVLMISFGAGFKCNSCLWEVVRDLEEESNNAWRECIDSYPPNSLANPFMEKFGWINNEDESTFVLPP; encoded by the coding sequence ATGGATTTGATCTTATCAATGTATGCATTCTTCATCTTCTATCTCCTCTTCTTAATCTGGAGATGGATAGATGGAAAAAGAGACAAAGAATGCTACATTCTCGATTACGAATGTTACAAACCCTCCGATGATCGGAAACTCGACACAGAGTTCTGCGGCGAAGTTATCAAACGGAACAAGGTTCTCGGTTTAAACGAGTACAAGTTTCTGTTAAAAGCCATAGTTAGTTCCGGCCTCGGAGAACAAACATACGCTCCAAAAATGGTGTTTGAAGGCCGAGAAGAGAATCCAACATTTGAAGATGCCATCACAGAGATGGATGATTTCTTCGCAGATAGCATTGAAAAACTCCTAAAAAGGTCAGGAATCTCCCCTCAAGAAATCGATGTTCTTATAGTGAATATATCAATGTTATCTGCAGTTCCTTCTCTATGTTCTAGAATCGTAAATCGTTACAAAATGAGAGAAGATATCAAGAGCTTTAATCTAACAGGAATGGGCTGTAGTGCTAGTCTTATATCAATCAACATTGCTCAAAACATTTTCAAAACTCGGAAGAATGTTTACGCACTTGTTGTAACTTCCGAATCTTTGAGTCCAAATTGGTACGCAGGCAACGACAGATCCATGATCCTCGCCAACTGTTTATTCCGATCCGGCGGATGCACAATGCTCTTGACAAACAAAAGAGCATTAAAACACAAAGCAATGTTCAAATTAAAATGCCTAGTCCGAACACATCACGGCGGCCGGGATGATTCTTACAACTGCTGTATCCAAAGAGAAGACGAGAGCGGCCGCCTAGGGTTTCATTTGGGGAAAAATCTCCCAAAAGCCGCAACAAGAGCATTCGTCGACAATCTCCGAGAAATCTCGCCGAAGATCCTGCCGATAAGAGAACTAGTGAGGTTTCTCGCTGTTACATTTATACGTAAATGGAGTCAAACGAAAGTCGGAGGAGGGCGGCCGGTGATAAATTTCCGGACCGGAGTGGACCATTTCTGCATCCACACCGGTGGAAAAGCTGTAATAGATGGAATCGGGATGAATTTGGAATTGAGTGAGTATGAATTAGAACCGGCGAGAATGACATTGCATAGATTTGGGAACACATCGGCGAGTAGTTTATGGTATGTGTTAGGGTATATGGTGGCGAAGAGGAGGTTGAAGAAAGGAGATAGAGTATTGATGATAAGTTTTGGTGCAGGATTTAAATGTAACAGCTGTTTATGGGAAGTGGTAAGAGATTTAGAGGAGGAATCAAATAATGCTTGGAGAGAATGCATTGATAGCTATCCACCAAATTCATTGGCCAATCCATTCATGGAGAAGTTTGGGTGGATTAATAATGAAGATGAGAGTACCTTTGTTCTACCCCCTtaa